In the genome of Deltaproteobacteria bacterium, one region contains:
- a CDS encoding (Fe-S)-binding protein, producing MYEVKYDEKKCLSCRTQDCLIKCQYIDIDKESAKKEILKIGHGEDSFVLHECVTCYACEEYCPMNNHPFYLIVEKQEELDIPPLPRPLIQRGINLGVPFRGEPVIEKVNGRSLLMGVFSDLMFLIQGKLFEGVPVISSDPRKMFHYFCQLMYLHYARTSVINDRLPKIIETIAKHEVDEVICFHDECYGTYTSYCSAVGIEVPFKPVHFFEFLYDRLKELKDEIEPVNLKVAYQRPCSSRLSSDKHHFVQDIFELIGAEAVEREYVDENALCCGGTIVGQRQEGSRKRAAEIEKKNIEDMKSAGAEVCVFNCPACYNTMAQIVTRNGIAPIYMSDLCRLAIGENPAGWR from the coding sequence ATGTATGAAGTTAAATATGATGAAAAAAAATGTCTGAGTTGCCGCACTCAAGATTGCCTTATCAAGTGCCAATACATTGACATTGATAAGGAAAGCGCGAAAAAGGAAATATTAAAAATAGGGCATGGTGAGGATTCCTTCGTATTACACGAATGTGTTACCTGTTACGCCTGCGAGGAATACTGCCCGATGAACAATCATCCCTTCTACCTCATTGTAGAGAAACAGGAAGAACTTGATATTCCCCCGCTGCCTCGACCTCTTATCCAACGGGGTATAAATTTAGGCGTTCCATTTCGGGGAGAACCCGTAATTGAGAAAGTGAACGGGCGATCTCTTCTTATGGGGGTCTTCTCCGATCTCATGTTTTTGATACAGGGAAAACTGTTTGAAGGAGTACCTGTAATTTCATCAGACCCCCGTAAAATGTTTCATTATTTCTGTCAACTCATGTACCTCCACTATGCCAGAACCTCTGTAATAAATGACAGACTGCCCAAGATCATCGAAACCATTGCCAAACATGAGGTTGATGAGGTTATCTGTTTCCATGACGAATGTTATGGAACATACACCTCTTACTGCTCGGCGGTTGGTATTGAGGTTCCGTTCAAGCCTGTTCACTTTTTTGAATTTCTATATGATCGGTTAAAGGAACTCAAGGATGAGATAGAACCAGTGAATTTAAAAGTAGCTTATCAGCGTCCGTGTTCATCTCGATTGTCTTCCGATAAGCACCACTTTGTACAAGACATCTTTGAGTTGATTGGCGCGGAAGCTGTTGAAAGGGAATATGTTGATGAGAACGCGCTTTGTTGCGGCGGCACAATTGTTGGGCAGAGACAGGAGGGGAGCCGTAAGCGAGCCGCGGAAATTGAGAAAAAAAATATTGAGGATATGAAAAGCGCCGGAGCCGAAGTGTGTGTCTTTAATTGCCCCGCCTGTTATAACACCATGGCTCAGATAGTCACTAGAAACGGTATCGCGCCTATTTATATGAGCGATCTTTGCCGACTCGCCATCGGCGAAAATCCGGCGGGATGGAGGTAA
- a CDS encoding nitronate monooxygenase, producing MLRTRVTEILDIEYPIIGGPMAYVSGPELVSAQSNAGGLGIIASISFQTIDELREVIRKTKQLTDKPFGINVTLLPTARTINYEDYFKASIDEGVKVIETSGRSPKPYMQIMKDAGVISMHRATRTRDIQNAERAGCDIVTIIGTEAAGHPGQEEVGTFVRVPIAANAVDIPVVAAGGITDARGLVAALALGAEGVLIGTRFMCTQEARIHDNIKTWMHGLGEMDTILIQKSIMNASRVVRNEHTEKILEMENKGASLEELLPMIRGERGVNAYESGDPSEANITIGQGVGMINDTPTVKEVIDGMVNGAKEIMQRLDQIGLAD from the coding sequence ATGTTGAGGACTAGAGTTACGGAAATCCTAGACATCGAATATCCGATTATCGGCGGGCCAATGGCCTACGTATCCGGACCGGAGCTTGTCTCTGCGCAGTCCAATGCCGGAGGACTGGGCATCATCGCTTCGATTTCATTCCAGACGATCGACGAACTACGTGAAGTGATCAGGAAGACTAAGCAGCTCACCGACAAACCCTTTGGTATAAATGTTACGCTTCTACCGACAGCCCGGACAATCAACTACGAGGACTATTTTAAGGCGTCGATTGACGAGGGTGTAAAAGTCATCGAGACTTCGGGCCGCAGTCCCAAGCCTTACATGCAGATCATGAAGGATGCCGGGGTGATATCTATGCACCGCGCAACCCGGACGCGCGACATCCAGAATGCCGAGCGTGCCGGTTGTGACATAGTAACTATCATCGGCACCGAGGCCGCCGGGCACCCCGGGCAGGAAGAGGTCGGCACCTTCGTGCGTGTCCCGATCGCCGCTAATGCCGTGGATATCCCTGTAGTCGCGGCCGGTGGCATCACCGACGCGAGAGGCCTGGTTGCCGCTCTGGCGCTGGGCGCCGAGGGCGTCCTCATAGGCACACGATTCATGTGTACCCAGGAAGCGCGGATCCATGACAACATTAAAACCTGGATGCACGGACTTGGCGAAATGGACACCATCCTCATACAAAAGTCCATTATGAATGCGTCACGAGTGGTCAGGAACGAGCACACGGAGAAGATCCTTGAGATGGAGAACAAAGGCGCCTCGCTGGAAGAGCTCCTGCCAATGATCAGGGGTGAGAGGGGCGTTAATGCTTACGAGTCAGGCGATCCCTCCGAGGCCAACATAACCATCGGGCAGGGTGTGGGGATGATTAATGACACACCGACCGTCAAAGAGGTTATAGATGGTATGGTCAACGGAGCGAAGGAGATCATGCAACGTCTAGATCAGATCGGCCTGGCTGACTAA
- a CDS encoding site-specific integrase, giving the protein MTIQPDQRIFPICYEAAREMVAKAGAVVGIHLRPHDLRRHAATYASRSGVPIEIVSKIILRHSNLSTTERYLGKISDVEAMKWIDNLYA; this is encoded by the coding sequence ATGACCATTCAACCGGATCAACGGATTTTCCCTATATGTTATGAGGCTGCGAGAGAAATGGTGGCCAAAGCAGGTGCCGTAGTTGGTATCCACCTCAGGCCCCATGATCTCAGGCGTCATGCTGCTACTTATGCATCACGCTCTGGTGTGCCTATCGAGATCGTTTCAAAAATCATATTACGACATTCGAATCTTTCAACAACAGAGCGGTATTTGGGCAAAATCAGCGACGTGGAGGCCATGAAATGGATTGATAATCTGTACGCCTAG
- a CDS encoding (Fe-S)-binding protein → MTLEDFKYSDIIHRCFRCGYCKFPVSWMDVNNCPAYARYRMETYSCGGRLWLTRAWLSDELDWTEHFAHIIFSCTACKNCEVKCPLSFNVDILNIIIAAKEEMVERGTIPSEVKDFLENIQRYGNPYGTAQTKRGEWLEGTEIEQYQGQDYLYYVGCIGSYDTRAQETAKILGKALQKAGVSFGVLGNEEKCDGNEVNMIGETALFEMQAEENIAQFKDLGVQRIVTLSPHSYNAIKNEYPKYNGSFEVLHQTQFLQNLINDGRLNVTNGFEAKVTIHDPCFLGRWNGEYEAFREILKAIPGIDLIEMERNRDSALCCGGGGANFYIDFLGGSADSPSRRRVREAVETGANILAVACPNCLTMLEDAVKAEGLDDKLSVKDISEIVGKAAE, encoded by the coding sequence ATGACTTTAGAGGATTTTAAATACAGTGATATCATACATAGATGCTTCAGGTGTGGTTACTGCAAATTTCCGGTAAGCTGGATGGATGTCAACAACTGTCCCGCATATGCCAGATACCGCATGGAGACTTATTCCTGTGGAGGAAGATTGTGGCTAACCCGAGCCTGGCTCAGCGATGAATTAGACTGGACAGAGCATTTTGCTCATATCATATTTTCCTGCACAGCATGCAAAAACTGCGAAGTTAAATGCCCACTCAGCTTTAATGTTGACATACTCAACATAATAATAGCCGCCAAGGAAGAGATGGTTGAGAGAGGCACCATACCTTCTGAGGTTAAAGACTTCCTGGAGAATATTCAACGATATGGAAATCCATACGGCACCGCACAAACCAAGAGGGGTGAATGGCTGGAGGGAACGGAGATAGAACAATACCAGGGCCAGGACTATCTCTATTACGTTGGCTGTATCGGTTCCTATGATACACGGGCTCAGGAGACCGCTAAGATACTTGGCAAGGCGCTTCAAAAGGCCGGTGTCTCATTTGGTGTGCTGGGTAATGAAGAAAAATGCGATGGCAATGAAGTGAACATGATTGGTGAAACGGCATTATTTGAAATGCAAGCTGAGGAAAACATTGCCCAGTTCAAGGATCTTGGCGTGCAAAGGATTGTTACCCTCTCGCCCCATTCATACAACGCCATAAAGAACGAATATCCAAAATATAATGGGAGCTTCGAGGTTTTACACCAGACGCAATTTCTTCAAAACCTCATCAATGATGGCCGACTGAATGTTACCAACGGGTTTGAGGCCAAGGTTACCATCCACGATCCGTGCTTCCTTGGACGTTGGAATGGTGAATATGAGGCTTTCAGAGAAATTCTAAAGGCCATTCCAGGAATTGATCTGATCGAGATGGAGAGAAACAGGGACAGCGCGCTCTGCTGCGGCGGCGGCGGGGCCAACTTTTACATTGATTTCCTTGGAGGCAGTGCCGACAGTCCATCAAGACGCAGGGTCAGGGAGGCTGTTGAGACAGGCGCTAATATACTGGCAGTGGCCTGCCCCAATTGCTTGACCATGCTTGAGGACGCCGTAAAAGCAGAAGGGCTTGATGATAAGCTTTCCGTAAAAGACATTTCTGAGATTGTAGGGAAGGCTGCGGAATAG
- a CDS encoding enoyl-CoA hydratase/isomerase family protein, whose amino-acid sequence MALVDYIIDDNVAILSMNSGENRFNFPFFKAFMEVLDEIEHDTEANVLVVKSSHEKIWSNGIDLDWLGPAVEKEGPELNIKFMTEMAIFMKRVLTYPMLTIAAITGHAFAGGAFLSFAHDFRFMRSDRGWLCMPEVDIGMTLGPMFSVISRRAVPMYMFEEMQYTGRRLTAQECEEHHIIKKACHIDDLMNEALAFAKTLNKDRELIRKMKKETHKEIIAVIDERITSVSQ is encoded by the coding sequence ATGGCTTTAGTTGACTACATCATTGACGACAATGTAGCCATTTTAAGTATGAACAGTGGGGAAAACCGATTTAATTTTCCGTTTTTCAAGGCTTTCATGGAGGTGTTGGATGAGATAGAGCATGACACCGAGGCCAATGTACTCGTTGTGAAGTCGTCACATGAAAAGATATGGTCCAATGGTATAGACCTGGACTGGCTTGGCCCGGCGGTTGAAAAAGAAGGGCCAGAGCTGAACATAAAGTTTATGACAGAAATGGCCATTTTCATGAAGCGGGTGCTGACCTATCCAATGCTGACTATTGCGGCCATTACCGGTCATGCCTTTGCCGGTGGAGCTTTTTTGTCATTCGCGCATGATTTTCGATTTATGCGTTCGGATAGAGGGTGGCTTTGTATGCCCGAAGTGGACATCGGGATGACTTTGGGGCCGATGTTTTCAGTCATTTCAAGACGAGCGGTCCCTATGTATATGTTTGAAGAAATGCAATACACCGGTAGAAGACTCACCGCACAGGAATGCGAAGAGCACCATATTATAAAAAAAGCGTGCCATATTGACGACCTTATGAACGAAGCGCTTGCTTTTGCAAAGACATTAAACAAAGATAGAGAGTTAATCCGGAAAATGAAAAAGGAGACACACAAAGAGATCATAGCGGTCATTGATGAAAGAATAACATCGGTATCCCAGTAA
- a CDS encoding FAD-binding oxidoreductase: protein MNSVYEALVEIVGKDHSSVQPEELFIYSWDLGTTEPHRPDYAVSPRTPEQIQKIVQLANKEKIPVVPLGGGLSLAGLAVPFKGGILLDLKRMDSIIEVNEKARYTVVECGVSQGQLTSYLERHCPHLTHSEPGAPPTATIAGNMAIHGQGDLAQPYGFNSDMINGLEVVLPTGEICQFGSCSIGSGWFTLHPLPDVGLFLGWTGTTGIITKVSLRLFPCKKIRGAALFAVDNEELIPEIIYKLTHTQMVEDIVAFSQAIPPFSSGLQHITINLSADSEKELEFKQEIIFDDTLGEYIRKGDGGYLGFNRGLQRPQISKTSDWRKGGGFEYVGSIMPIDTYPECYRRGRQISEKHDIPYTVLGRCIGAAHAMMFSWTYAFNRADPETIKHAKAALHETDDLVLKLGGTIWKPGLYGQKLVMERLNSSTFDLMRKVKQLLDPNGIMNPGNWEPAL from the coding sequence ATGAATTCAGTTTACGAAGCACTCGTGGAGATAGTTGGTAAAGACCATAGCTCCGTTCAGCCGGAAGAGCTTTTCATCTATTCCTGGGACCTCGGGACAACAGAACCACACCGGCCGGACTATGCGGTATCGCCCAGGACCCCCGAACAGATTCAGAAGATTGTTCAACTCGCAAACAAGGAGAAGATACCCGTAGTTCCTCTTGGAGGGGGTCTGTCCTTAGCCGGTCTGGCTGTCCCTTTTAAGGGAGGAATTCTTCTGGACCTTAAGAGAATGGACAGTATCATCGAGGTAAATGAGAAGGCTCGTTACACTGTCGTGGAGTGCGGCGTCTCACAGGGCCAATTGACCTCTTATCTGGAGAGGCATTGTCCCCATCTGACCCATTCAGAACCGGGAGCGCCGCCCACCGCCACCATTGCCGGCAATATGGCTATCCATGGGCAGGGAGATCTTGCGCAGCCATACGGCTTTAATTCCGATATGATTAATGGGTTAGAGGTAGTTCTGCCAACCGGCGAGATCTGCCAATTCGGCTCCTGTTCGATAGGTTCGGGCTGGTTCACCCTGCACCCCCTGCCTGATGTGGGGCTTTTCCTGGGATGGACCGGCACAACCGGCATCATCACCAAGGTATCTCTACGCCTCTTCCCCTGTAAAAAAATCAGAGGAGCGGCTCTATTTGCTGTTGATAACGAAGAACTGATCCCTGAAATTATTTATAAACTTACCCATACTCAGATGGTTGAGGATATAGTGGCTTTTAGCCAGGCAATACCACCTTTTTCCAGCGGGCTTCAGCACATAACTATTAACCTGTCCGCAGATTCAGAAAAAGAGCTTGAGTTCAAACAGGAAATAATCTTTGACGATACATTGGGAGAATATATTCGTAAAGGAGACGGCGGGTACCTGGGTTTCAACCGAGGCCTGCAACGACCTCAAATCTCAAAAACCTCTGACTGGCGGAAGGGAGGCGGCTTTGAATATGTCGGCAGCATTATGCCTATTGATACATACCCAGAATGCTACCGGAGAGGAAGGCAAATTTCCGAAAAACACGACATACCATACACGGTACTTGGACGCTGCATTGGCGCCGCCCACGCTATGATGTTCTCCTGGACGTACGCCTTTAATAGAGCGGACCCGGAAACCATCAAGCACGCGAAGGCCGCGCTGCACGAAACAGACGATCTTGTTCTGAAACTGGGAGGGACAATCTGGAAACCTGGACTCTATGGTCAAAAGCTGGTTATGGAGAGATTAAATTCCAGTACTTTCGACCTCATGAGGAAGGTGAAACAACTCCTTGACCCCAATGGAATCATGAATCCTGGAAACTGGGAACCCGCCCTCTAA
- a CDS encoding electron transfer flavoprotein subunit beta/FixA family protein, which produces MDIIACIKMVPDASIVDTLKIDPAQKEIEKDGLIFKINEWDEYVLEAATRVKEKQGGTFTAITAGPKGWDEILKRALAMTADRAIRIDEDFVTAEPSVVARVLAKVIEGLPYDLVLFGAQSEDFNSGQLGCMVAEMLGIPHATMIVGLEVGEKTMQVKRELEAGAFENYTLKLPALLTIQTGINQPRYLSVSAIRRSMKKELQIVSLDQIEIYPVEKSPMVKLEKLELPPQGKRAEIISGSPDESAEKLARILKSAGIL; this is translated from the coding sequence ATGGATATCATAGCCTGCATTAAAATGGTTCCAGATGCTTCAATAGTAGACACCCTGAAAATAGATCCCGCCCAAAAAGAGATCGAGAAAGACGGACTGATTTTCAAGATAAACGAATGGGATGAGTATGTCTTGGAAGCAGCGACGCGGGTTAAGGAGAAGCAGGGAGGCACCTTTACCGCAATTACGGCAGGACCCAAAGGCTGGGACGAGATTTTAAAAAGAGCCCTGGCCATGACAGCTGATCGGGCCATCCGGATTGATGAGGATTTCGTTACCGCCGAGCCCTCTGTTGTTGCCCGAGTACTCGCCAAAGTAATTGAGGGCTTACCCTACGACCTGGTACTTTTTGGCGCCCAGTCTGAAGATTTCAATAGTGGTCAGCTTGGATGTATGGTGGCTGAAATGCTTGGTATTCCCCATGCTACCATGATTGTTGGGTTGGAAGTGGGGGAGAAAACTATGCAGGTAAAAAGAGAACTGGAGGCGGGGGCGTTTGAAAACTACACATTGAAACTCCCCGCCCTACTGACTATTCAGACCGGAATTAACCAACCGAGGTATCTCTCTGTGTCCGCTATCAGAAGGTCAATGAAGAAGGAATTGCAGATCGTATCCCTGGACCAGATTGAGATTTATCCAGTAGAAAAAAGTCCGATGGTAAAGCTGGAAAAATTAGAGTTGCCGCCACAAGGCAAAAGAGCAGAAATAATATCCGGTTCACCCGACGAATCGGCGGAAAAATTGGCTAGAATACTCAAGAGTGCGGGAATTCTTTAA
- a CDS encoding electron transfer flavoprotein subunit alpha/FixB family protein, translated as MTEILVVAEYSKQHLTEVSLQMLSKGRKLADQSGMELNSVIIGRDVGQHAETLARWADRVLVVNNGNWDTSLPEPYQKILVPLIKKRKPKIVLLGHSSFGMDLAPSLSVELEAPLITDCIDINIEDSTLLITRSIYNGKVNAVYSFSPCETMMITGRVGEFDIGECDKHGQIEEVDFHLEDISYKKYEGFIEPKTGGIDISQAEVLVSVGRGIKGKENLEMVERLADLLGGQVSCSRPVVDCDWLPSEHQVGLSGKVVKPKLYIALGISGAFQHILGMKASKMIVAINQDAQASIFNTANYGIVDDIFKVVPELTKKIVELKGEGSIS; from the coding sequence ATGACCGAAATATTAGTTGTTGCGGAATATTCCAAACAACATCTGACTGAAGTTTCGCTACAGATGCTGAGTAAGGGAAGAAAATTAGCTGATCAATCTGGTATGGAACTGAATTCAGTGATTATCGGCAGAGACGTGGGACAGCACGCAGAGACCCTCGCCAGGTGGGCAGATAGGGTTCTGGTAGTGAATAACGGCAATTGGGATACATCTCTGCCCGAGCCCTATCAAAAGATACTGGTTCCTCTAATAAAAAAAAGAAAACCGAAGATTGTGCTATTGGGGCATAGTTCCTTTGGTATGGACCTGGCTCCTTCTCTATCAGTTGAACTGGAAGCTCCTCTTATTACAGATTGTATTGATATAAATATAGAGGACAGCACTTTATTAATCACCCGGTCGATCTATAACGGAAAGGTAAATGCCGTCTACTCATTTTCTCCGTGTGAAACAATGATGATTACCGGCCGTGTTGGTGAATTCGATATCGGAGAGTGCGATAAACACGGGCAGATTGAGGAAGTTGATTTCCACCTGGAGGACATCAGCTACAAGAAGTATGAAGGATTTATTGAACCAAAAACAGGCGGTATCGATATCTCCCAGGCGGAAGTCCTGGTTTCAGTGGGCAGGGGTATAAAGGGAAAAGAGAACCTGGAAATGGTTGAGAGGCTGGCTGATCTATTAGGTGGCCAGGTATCCTGCTCAAGACCAGTGGTAGATTGCGACTGGCTTCCGTCTGAACACCAAGTGGGTTTATCCGGCAAGGTGGTGAAACCAAAGCTCTATATTGCCCTCGGTATTAGCGGAGCCTTCCAACACATTCTCGGCATGAAGGCCTCAAAAATGATCGTGGCCATCAACCAAGATGCCCAAGCATCTATTTTCAATACTGCTAATTACGGCATTGTGGACGACATCTTTAAGGTGGTGCCGGAACTTACCAAGAAAATAGTGGAACTTAAAGGGGAAGGCAGCATATCCTAA